The window CTGTTAAAGTTACTCTGCCAGAAAAAAAACAAGAAACTAATACTGTAACAGAAAACACATCTACTAAGGCTAACTCTACCGTACAGAAACCTGCAGCAGAACCTTCTAAGCCTAAAATAGTATTAGAAAATGGGATTACAACCACTAAAAGACGTACTTCTGGTTTATCCTTAAAAAGCATCAGAGCTAAAAAAGAACATCAAATTAAACAACTTGATGTTGTTGTAGATGAAGAAAATTTACCGAGAGAATCTTTTAATCAAGACGAATTAACAGAAGTATGGAATGCTTTTGTTACTAAAATCGAAACGGAAGGTAAATTCAATTTGGCTTCTATTTTATCCATAGACAAACCAACACTGGCTCCTGACGGATTTTCTATTCAATTGACATTTCCAAATTCGACCAATAAAGTTGAAGTCGAGCGTCAGTCATTTGACTTAATGTCTTATTTACGTAAAAACTTAAAAAATTACGATGTCACTTTAGATATTTCAATTAATGAAGAATTGGATACTAAATACGCTTATACGCCTCTCGAAAAATACGAGAAGTTAAAAGAAAAGAACCCTAATTTAGAATTACTTCGTACAACCTTTGATTTAGATGTATAACCATGAATAAATTCACTCTTTTAATTTTAGGTCTCCTTATTGTATTTTTAAATTGTGATGGCCGTGATCGCATTAATAAAACACCACAAGAAGTATTAATAGAAAATCAACTATTAGACTCCTTCTCTGAAAACATAAAATACTTCCCAAAAGCGTATACTGAAACAACAACCGATACCATTCTAAGTAATGGCTACAGAGTCACTATCAAGAACTACTCTGATATGAAAAACTCAGTATTGAAAACATTTGAAACCGATTCCATTATAAACAAACACTATTTTAGAGAAAATATCTCAGAAGTAGAAGTATTTAAAGATGATGAACAGATTTTTAAACAAATTATAAACGATGATTTTCTATCGCTAAAAATAGCAGATTACATTAGTAATGAGATTTATATAGATGAATTAAAATCATTAGAAACCAATACAGTACACTTAGTTGCATCATTATGTATTCCTAGAACGGCAAATTGCCCCATTTATGACATAACAATAGATGAAAAAGGAATGCATAAAATAAAAAAACAAAGTTAATTTATAACACGTATTAAATGCTAGGACTTAAATTACCAACAGATCCACGTTGGGTAAATATAGTAGAAAAAAATATAGAAGACATCTTGACAGATCATGCTTACTGTGAGCAAAAAGCAACGAGTACTGCTATATCCTTAATTGTAAGTTTTCCTGAATACACAGACTTAGTTCAAGAAATGGTCGCTTTAGTAAAAGAAGAAATTAGCCACTTTAAAATGGTTCATGATTTAATTATTAAAAACGGTTGGGTTTTAGGAAGAGATCGCAAGGACGACTATGTTTTACAATTAATAACGTTTTTTCCTAAAGGTGGAAGCAGAACTACACAATTAGTGCATAGACTACTATATGCCGCTTTAATTGAAGCTAGAAGCTGCGAGCGCTTTAGATTATTATCTGAAGAATTAGAGGATAAATCTTTAGCTGAGTTTTACCGTAATCTTATGGTCAGCGAAGCTAACCACTACACCATGTTTTTAGGATTTGCTAGACAATATGGAGACCGATCTGAAGTTGATAAAAAATGGGATGATTTACTAGAGCACGAAGCTCAAATCATGAAAAATTTAAGTAAAAAAGAAACTATACACGGTTAACATTGAGACAAATAAAAAAAGCCAATTCTAAATTAGAATTGGCTTTTTTATTATTTATACTTTCAAATTTAGAATTTTACTCCAAAACCGATTTGAATGTTTGTGTTTGTAGCTTCTAAATCACTAGCATTGTCATCTAAGACATTGGATAAACCATAAGAATATCTGAAATCTACAAAAAACTCATCTGAAATTAAATACTCTAAACCTCCTAATGCAGAAAAACCAAAGTTTTTTAGGCTATCCTCATAAGAATGCCCTTTTAAACTTGCTTGAGGTCCTACGCCTATAGCTAAAGATTTACCGATTTTATATTTAAAAAATAATGGTACTTGTATATAATTAATACGCAATTCTTGATCTTTTGCGCCTTCAGCTGAAAACTGAACTTCTGGTGCAAACGAAAATGATTTAGACAAACTATACTCTCCGAAAAAACCAATAAAAAAGCCATTTCTATGTGCATTTTCAACTCCAGTAGGTACACTTGGATCAAAATCTAAATTAGAAATATTATATCCAGCTCTTACACCGTATAAAGCGTCTTGAGAAAATCCGTAAAAAGAAGTTAATACAAATGTTAGAAGTAAAATAGTTTTTTTCATATTCTGAAACTTAAATTGGTTTATTTAATGTATGATTATACAAGTAAAGATATCTTTTTTTCATAAATATGACACATTAAATAGATAAAATGTATTATTTTAACTTTGTATGACTAGATACTGTATCATTATACATACTTTTTATGATACCATCCGCAAGTCCAATTTTTGGAACATAAATATCTTTGGCGCCACACCATTTCATGGCTGACAAATAGATACGCGTCGCTGGAATAATAACATCCGCTCTATCTTGATTTAAATCTAATATTGAAATACGTTCTTCATAAGAATACGTTTGTAACATATTATAATAAGACGTTAAATAAAAGTAAGACAATGGTTTACCTATAACTTTTCCTGAAACTTTAAAAATTTTATTTATATTTCCTCCAGACCCAATAACCTCTATTTTCTCATAACTTGCAGTCTGTTTTTTTATCCAAGTTTCTAGTTCTAACCAAACTTCCTTTTTAACCATATCGTTTAATAATCGAACAGTTCCTAATTTAAAGGATTTGGACGCTATTTTCACACCTTTATCTATAACAGAAAATTCTGTACTTCCCCCACCTACATCTACATACAAATAGGTTTTATTAGCATCAATATAGGTTTGTAAATCTGTGGCTGCAATAATAGCTGCTTCTTCTTCCCCTTCTATAACATCAATTTGAACTCCAGTTTTCTTCTTTATTAACTTAGCAACTTCTAACCCATTTTTAGCTTCGCGCATTGCTGACGTGGCACATGCTTTATACTTAACCACACCGTGCGTTTGCATTAATAACTTAAACGCTTGAATAGTATCAAGCATTCGCTGAATATTATGTTCAGAAATTTCATCTTTTATAAATACATCCGCTCCTAATCTGACAGGAACCCTTACCAACGAGCTTTTTTTAAAACGCGTGGGCTTATCCTTTTCCTCAACAATATTCGATATCAACAATCTAACGGCGTTAGATCCAATATCAATAGCTGCGTATTTTTGAATATTAAGCATCTAATTTATTTTTTAAATAATTATAAGCTTCAAATTGTGACCTAAATTTAGGAGCATCATTTCTTTTATAGGAATTGTTTTGAGCTTTGTTTAAAATTCTGGCCTTAACATTATCCTTCCAACAAATCTCAAATGTATCTAATAACTCTTCCTTTATATCTTGGTCGTAAATAGGACAACTCACTTCTACCCTATTCTCTATATTTCTTGTCATCCAATCTGCAGATGATATATATACTTTAGGATTATTATTATTACAAAAAACATAAAGTCTTGTATGTTCTAAAAACTTATCCACTATGCTTATCACCTCTATATTTTCACTAATTCCCTTTACTCCGGGTACTAAACAGCAAATACCTCTAACAATCATTTGTATTTTTACACCAGCTTGACTAGCTTCATATAATTTATCAATCATTTGATAACTAGAAATGCTATTCATTTTCAGTTTTAAGTAAGCAGGGTTACCTTGCTTAACATTAGCAATTTCCTTATCTATTAATTGAAAAAATTTATTTTTAGTATAATGCGGAGAAGTAATTATATGTTTAAATCGATAAATTTTATAATTAACTTCAAAAAAGCTAAACACTTTATTTATGTCTTTTAATATTTTTTGATTAGCTGTAAATAAGGTGTAATCAGTATATATTTTAGCTGTAGATTCGTTAAAGTTTCCTGTACTGATAAAACCATAACGTTTTATTTTTTTATCTTCTTCACGCTCAATAATACACATTTTGCTGTGTACTTTAAGCCCTTGTACTCCAAAAATCAAATTGATACCTTCCCGCTGCATCTGTTCTGCATAAGCAATATTTGCTTCTTCATCAAAACGTGCTTGGATCTCCATAGAAACAGTCACTTTTTTACCGTTTTTTGCAGCATTAATTAAAGAACTAGCTACATGAGATATCTGAGCAAGTCTGTAAATAGTAATTTTTATCGTTTTTACTTTTGGGTCTATAGCTGCTTCTCTTAAAAACTTAACAACATAAGAAAACGTATTATAAGGTGCATATAATAAAAAGTCCTTTTTAGCTATCGCTTCAAAAATACTACCTTGTAAACTCAACCCTTTAACTTGTAATGGAACTATTTTATCATATAATAAATCCGTACGCCCTAAGCTAGGAAACCCCATATAATCTCTGCGATTATGGTAACGTCCACCAGGTATAATACTATCAGTATTGTCAATACCCATTTTATCCATTAAAAAAGCTAAAGTAGATTTATCAATAGTTTTATCGTAAACAAATCTTACAGGCTCTCCATCCTGTCTATCCTTTACACTATCGCTCATCTTTTCCATGAAACTTTTAGTTAAATCACTATCCAAATCCAATTCGGCATCTCTAGTGATTTTAATCATATGAGTAGTGATTTTGTTATAATCAAATATATTGAAAATATCACTCAAGAATAAACGTAATAAATCGTCTAACATGATAATATAGTCGGTTTCACCATCTTTAGGCAAGACAATAAAGCGATCCATGTTTTTAGAAATTTCTATTAAAGCATATTGGTTAGTACTATCCGCCATATGCATATTAACAGCTAAGTAAGCGGCACTATCTTTAAGATTAGGTAACTTAATTTCTGAATTTAAAACTATAGTAACCAATGCTGGACTCACTTTATCTAAAAAGTACTTTCTAAGATATTGTTTTTGAGATTTAGTGATTTTTGCCTCTCTTAGTATGAAAATATTTTCGGCTTCTAGCTTTTTTTGAATGTCACTTAAAATCTTTAAACTTTCTGTTTGATGTTTGATTACGATATTAGTAATAATCTCTAATAAATCTGAAGCTTTTATTCCTCCAAGCTGACTTTTACCAGCCTTACCTACGTAATCAATTCGTTTTACAGTAGCATAACGTACTTTAAAAAATTCGTCTAAATTATTTGAAAAAATCCCCAAAAAACGCAATCTTTCTATTAATGGTACAGTTTCATCTGCAGCCTCCTGCAATACGCGGTGATTAAATTGTAACCAACTTAACTCCCTATTGATGTATTTATTATCGATAATATGATTAGTCATTTAAATGCAATATTTACCACAAATATATCTAAATAGATTGTCTATTTTAAATGTTTTGGAAATACAATTTTTGTTGTTTTCCCATTTTTTATACTTTTCCATGTATTTTGAGCAAATTCTATTTGCACAAATCCAGAAGTAGTAACATTATCGATAGCTATATCTCCTAACAAATTACATAATTTAGTTAAAGCAAAATTATGTCCAAAAACCATCAGCACATTATTGGAGTCATCACAGCTTAAAATTGATTCCAAAATAGCTTCTCCTGAGAAGTCATAAAGTTGTTTTTTTAGCTCAAATTTGACGTTTTTCAAATCTAAAACATCGACGAATAACATAGCTGTACTTTTTGTTCTTTTCGAGGTGCTACAATAAATAGCATCAGGATTTAAAAAATTAGTTTTTAAGTGTTTAGAAACTAAAACAGCATCATTAACTCCTCTTTTTTTTAAAGGACGCTCGTGATCTTCGACATTATATTCCCATGAAGATTTGGCATGCCTAATAATTTGTAGAATTTTATTCATAACTATCGATAAAGTGCTTTTATGTCTGTTTTTAAAAACACAAAATACCTTTTATCGGTTTTAATGTGTTTTATAACATTTTTTTTTGATTAGGAGATTAAATCAGCTTTCTTTTGTTAAGCTATTAATTAACTTTATCCTAAAAACTATTGAAAAACAGAAAATCTACAATTATCACTTTGTGGTAATATCCCTTAAACTGTAGCATATTTTCTGAAACAATTATTTAAAATTATAATATAACGCGTTAAAGACATTTAGGTTATGAGAATTTCAAATTCTCCTTCCTATTTAATCTTTATAAACTTACTAAAAAACGGTAGGTGCTGTTAAACTTAATTTTTGATTTAAAAATAATAAGATATAGTTAAAAAATTATAAAAATTTTGAGAAAAATAGAAACTAATTTGAAATATTCAAAATCAGTATTAGCCATGCTAATCGGATTTATGTTTAGTTGTTTTACTTTTGCACAAACACAATCTCCTTCAATTCAAACAGGTGTTACATTTCAGTGGTCAGCCGCGCAACCTAACAACGGAAGTTCTGCGATTATTGAGTCTATCACAATAGACGGTTTGTTATATAATACCTTTGTAGTTCCTACATCCTATGAAATGACAACATTAGGTCCTGACGGAAATGGTCCTAATAAAATTTATGAAAATGGCGCAACTATAGCTAGTACTAGTGCAGATCCAAATTGGAATAATAAAGCATTAAGTGCCTTTCAAGATAAAAATTTAAATCATTATTATTCTGCTAATCCAAATGGACGAAATGTATGTGGTAATTTTTCAAGAGCAGAAACTACAGATGCACAAAGACAAACCATTTTTTATAATGAGCCAATACCTTCCAATGATGGCGGAATTTTAGCCGTTACGGAAAGAGGTGGAAACAACTGTTATTATGTTGAAATATGGGGTATACCAGTTGGCGGAGGACCAGAACAACAATTAGGTAATACTTTTGTTAGAAACATAGGTGACAACTGGGGGTGTAATTTTGCACCTCCTATAAATGCTAACTCCGATTATTGGAGATCTGGACGCTGTAACGAAAATGGTCAAACAATTGCCATCGGTTTGTTTTATTTAAACTCCATTGCTCCAACTGGTTCTAAAATTACAAAAATCGAATTTGTTGGTGCCACTAGAGATCATGGTGATGGTAAATTTTTCCTTCTTCAAAAATATGCTGTTGATGACGATTTTGACGAATGTATAGATAACGAAATTAATGGAGATTTAAAGGATGTTGCTAATGTTCCAAATAATTCAACTTTTTCTGTAATTTCTGGCCCCTCACCAGCAGGACAATCTTTTAATTTAAACGCTAATGGTAATTACACTTACATACCTAATCCTGGTTACACGGGACCAGTAACCTTTGACTATAAGGTTTGCTTACCTTCTCCAAACCAAGCTGTTTGTGATGAAGCTACTGTGACTATAAATTACCAACCTTTACCTTCTGCGCCGGTTGTAGATATAAGCTGTAATAATAGTAATGATACAAATACTATTAATATTACCTCTCCCGTTGGTAGTCAATATACTTACAGTATTAATGGAGGTAGCCCGCAAAATTCAACCACATTTCCTAACTTAGTTCCTGGAAATTATAATATAAATGTTTATAATACCTTAGGTTGTACTAATGCTTCAACGACAACTATTAATAATGCCTTAGAAATTTCTAATATAGCAATATCAAACGCTATTTGTGGCACTGGTAATACTGGAAGCATTGACATCACTGTTGTAGGTGGTACTGCTCCTTATTCTTATGCTTGGAATAATAGTGTTGTAACTCAAGATAACAATAATATTCCAGCAGGAAATTATAGCGTTTTAGTTACAGATTTTAATGGCTGCGAGGCTTATATGGACGCTATTATTGTTGATTCGCCAGACAGTGAAAACCCTGTTATTACAGTACCTTCAACAATAACAATCGAGGGCTGCGAAGCTAATGACATAACAGTTGCTAATTCCGAATTCAATTATGGCAGTACTAACTCTAATAATGTTCTAAGTACATTCAATACACTTTCTAACTATAATGTCAGTGATGATGTTAATGTACAATCTGTAACTTATATTGATACCATAACTTCTACCGCTACTTGTACAACAGTTATAAAAAGAACTTTTACTGTTACAGACGATTGTGGAAATACGGCAACAGCAATTACAAACATAACGATTAAAGATACTACTGGACCAGATTTAAGTAGTTGCAATCTTATCTCACAAACTAATGAAGAATGCTCTAGTGCTAATAACAATACTATTGTAGACGATTGGAATGCTGCTAATATTAGTTTATTACAGAACTGTAGTACGGATAATTGTACTGTATCAGCTAACCTTGTTGTTACATCTAACTACTATTATTCTAATTTTATAAAGGATTGTGGAACTAGTGGAAGCATAACTGTTACCTATACTGTAAGAGATGAGTGTGATAATACATCTACAACTAGCGCTACTCTGACCATAGAAGATAATACGGGACCAGATTTAACTAATTGTGCTACTATAAATAAGACCATTGAATGCAATAGTACTTCAAACCAATCTGAAGCTAATGACTGGAATAATAATAATATTGCAGCTTTAAGAAATTGTGGAACTGACGATTGTGATATAGATTCAACAAATAATGTAACATCAAATTTTAATTTCTCTAATTATGTACCTAACGCATGTGGAGGAACTATCGAGGCAGAATACTCTGTAATAGATGATTGTGGGAATATTACTCTTATATCTGGAGTATTTACTATAATTGATACTACTCCTCCTAATTTTAATCAAAGCTTACCTGCTGATATAACTGTAACAGTTGATAACATACCAAATACACCAAATATAACAGCATCAGATAATTGTGGTAGTGCCTCTGTTAACTTTAATGAAACAGAATCTGGAGATGTATGTACTGGAAGCTATACGATTACAAGAACTTGGACTGCAACAGATCAGTGCGATTTAACGACGACGCATACACAAATAATAACAGTAACACAGCCTGTTATCTCTGCAACTATAACATCTGTAACAGATGTATTATGTAATAGTGAAGCAACAGGGAGCATTGACATCACAGTAACTGGAGGTAAATTACCTTATACATTTATTTGGAATGATGTTACCAATACTAATACTGAAGATTTATCAAATGTATTAGCTGGCGCATATAATGTAACCATAACTGATGCTAATGGGTGTACTACCTCTATTGGCGCAACTATTTCTGAACCAACGACTGCTCTTAGTCTAAATATAACTAAAGTAGATGCTACTACAGCACAAGGTTGCTCTAATGGTCAAGCAACAGCCATAGTTTCTGGAGGAACTTCAGGATATACTTACCAATGGAGTACTTCTGCTGGTAGTCAAACAACTGCTACTGCTATTGGACTATCTAACGGAACGCACAGTGTAACTATTACGGATGCTAATAATTGTACTATAACTCAAAGTATAGTAATAGAATGTGTTAATACTTGTGATGCCGAAATTGCAATTACTAATGTTAGTGATGTACTTTGTACTGGTGACACAACTGGCGCAGG is drawn from Psychroserpens sp. NJDZ02 and contains these coding sequences:
- a CDS encoding SixA phosphatase family protein; this translates as MNKILQIIRHAKSSWEYNVEDHERPLKKRGVNDAVLVSKHLKTNFLNPDAIYCSTSKRTKSTAMLFVDVLDLKNVKFELKKQLYDFSGEAILESILSCDDSNNVLMVFGHNFALTKLCNLLGDIAIDNVTTSGFVQIEFAQNTWKSIKNGKTTKIVFPKHLK
- a CDS encoding tRNA-(ms[2]io[6]A)-hydroxylase; the protein is MLGLKLPTDPRWVNIVEKNIEDILTDHAYCEQKATSTAISLIVSFPEYTDLVQEMVALVKEEISHFKMVHDLIIKNGWVLGRDRKDDYVLQLITFFPKGGSRTTQLVHRLLYAALIEARSCERFRLLSEELEDKSLAEFYRNLMVSEANHYTMFLGFARQYGDRSEVDKKWDDLLEHEAQIMKNLSKKETIHG
- the ppk1 gene encoding polyphosphate kinase 1, with the protein product MTNHIIDNKYINRELSWLQFNHRVLQEAADETVPLIERLRFLGIFSNNLDEFFKVRYATVKRIDYVGKAGKSQLGGIKASDLLEIITNIVIKHQTESLKILSDIQKKLEAENIFILREAKITKSQKQYLRKYFLDKVSPALVTIVLNSEIKLPNLKDSAAYLAVNMHMADSTNQYALIEISKNMDRFIVLPKDGETDYIIMLDDLLRLFLSDIFNIFDYNKITTHMIKITRDAELDLDSDLTKSFMEKMSDSVKDRQDGEPVRFVYDKTIDKSTLAFLMDKMGIDNTDSIIPGGRYHNRRDYMGFPSLGRTDLLYDKIVPLQVKGLSLQGSIFEAIAKKDFLLYAPYNTFSYVVKFLREAAIDPKVKTIKITIYRLAQISHVASSLINAAKNGKKVTVSMEIQARFDEEANIAYAEQMQREGINLIFGVQGLKVHSKMCIIEREEDKKIKRYGFISTGNFNESTAKIYTDYTLFTANQKILKDINKVFSFFEVNYKIYRFKHIITSPHYTKNKFFQLIDKEIANVKQGNPAYLKLKMNSISSYQMIDKLYEASQAGVKIQMIVRGICCLVPGVKGISENIEVISIVDKFLEHTRLYVFCNNNNPKVYISSADWMTRNIENRVEVSCPIYDQDIKEELLDTFEICWKDNVKARILNKAQNNSYKRNDAPKFRSQFEAYNYLKNKLDA
- a CDS encoding porin family protein — its product is MKKTILLLTFVLTSFYGFSQDALYGVRAGYNISNLDFDPSVPTGVENAHRNGFFIGFFGEYSLSKSFSFAPEVQFSAEGAKDQELRINYIQVPLFFKYKIGKSLAIGVGPQASLKGHSYEDSLKNFGFSALGGLEYLISDEFFVDFRYSYGLSNVLDDNASDLEATNTNIQIGFGVKF
- a CDS encoding DUF4738 domain-containing protein, with translation MNKFTLLILGLLIVFLNCDGRDRINKTPQEVLIENQLLDSFSENIKYFPKAYTETTTDTILSNGYRVTIKNYSDMKNSVLKTFETDSIINKHYFRENISEVEVFKDDEQIFKQIINDDFLSLKIADYISNEIYIDELKSLETNTVHLVASLCIPRTANCPIYDITIDEKGMHKIKKQS
- a CDS encoding Ppx/GppA phosphatase family protein; the protein is MLNIQKYAAIDIGSNAVRLLISNIVEEKDKPTRFKKSSLVRVPVRLGADVFIKDEISEHNIQRMLDTIQAFKLLMQTHGVVKYKACATSAMREAKNGLEVAKLIKKKTGVQIDVIEGEEEAAIIAATDLQTYIDANKTYLYVDVGGGSTEFSVIDKGVKIASKSFKLGTVRLLNDMVKKEVWLELETWIKKQTASYEKIEVIGSGGNINKIFKVSGKVIGKPLSYFYLTSYYNMLQTYSYEERISILDLNQDRADVIIPATRIYLSAMKWCGAKDIYVPKIGLADGIIKSMYNDTVSSHTKLK